CCGCTTCCTCTCCTCAATGCTCCAGCGCCCCGCCACTGATGCGCAACCATGCCGCCACGCCGCCGAGGAGCGTCGGGCTACCGCGGTGTCCGCCAGTGCCCCAACGGCTGGTACTCCGCCGAGATTTGGTCCGGCGACGTCCGGCTCGGCCTCGGTACGTTGGAGACCTCGTACGAGGCCGCACGCGCCtacgacgcggcggcatggtgccTGGACAGGCCGCGCCAGCAGATGAACTTCCAGGATGTCCACACGCGCCAGCAGGCGCAGGACGTCGCCCCTCCGCCTCGCCCTACCACGGATCAGGACCGTGCGGAGCACTCTCGgcggcagcgccgcctcctcgtcgccgAGGAGGATGAGCGGGCCATGGCGGAGTGGCGCCGGCGCCACCCGGAGGACGTCGCCAACGAGGAAGCCTTCTGGGCAAGGCGCCGCGAGGAGCAGACGGCAAAGCACCGCGCGGAGCGGTTGGACAGGCGTCGGCGGAAGGCCCTGGCGATATCGCAGTGCGAAATCGCTTAAAATGGTGGGCAGACGATCTTTTCATCTGATGATGACCATTGGGAGGACATGTGGCTCGATACCTCGGACCAGTCCGGCGAGGatggcgatgatgatgatgatgatgatgacgactgGGAGTAGGCTGTAGTTGCATTATCTAGTAGTTTTTTTATGTCGTTGCACCATAGTTTTTTAATCTATCTATGCTATGGAACTCTCTAAAATATCTATGTATTGCTTTTTATCTATGAATTTTATTTATTGTTTTTATTAAAAAATGTACGCAATGTTTAGCGCGCGCTGCATTTTAGCGCGGCCGCTGGAGCTACGCGCACGCGCTCAATTTTAGCGCGGCTGCTGGAGCCAGCGCTGCCGGCTATGCCAAACCAGGCGAAGGGCGCGTGACAAATGCGTTTTTAACGCGCGGCGTGttgcgcggctgttggagatgctctaacaccgatatgatggaaactagggcggcaagagtggaacaaaaacCAGGCaaaaggctgagccttccaccctttaccaagtatatagatgcattatagttaaataagagatattgtgatatcccatgatatccatgtcccaccATGGAATAACTTGCAACTggacctgcaactagcaacgctataagaggggctgagcagaGCGGTAatatagccaaacaacggtttttTGGGATTGTGGAGgttagaggctatatcatgcaatttgggaggctgacaaacaagtggtaggtagcaatgtcggtgtcaaaaccggcagatctcgggtaaggtgtcccgaactgtgcgcctaaggtcgatggtaacaggagacaggggacacaatgtttacccaggttcaggccctctctatggaggtaataccctacttcctgcttgattgattttgatgaatatgagtattacaagagttgatctaccatgagatcgtaatggctaaaaccctagaagtctagcctatatgactatatGCCGATCTGGACTAAGccatccggtttatatagacaccggagggaactagggttgtacaaagtcggttacagagaaaggaatcttcatatttggacgccaagcttgccttccacgccaatgagattcccatccggacacgggagagagtcttcggtcttgtatcttcacagtccattagtccagcccatgtccaacaggccggatgcccgaggaacccttagtccaggactccctcagtagcccctgaaccaggcttcaatgacgaggtgtccggcgcgcagattgtcttcggcattgcaaggcagattcccctttccgaatactccaagatagtcttcggacgcaacgaacgtgtctggatctgcaacacaagtaccacacacacagtcgtagggagtataatatttcacgagtcccatccgctgacaactttttgcaagatgacatcacgtctgcccggtcatcatttcgaaccgttttcgtctgccgttccgcgtttcgagatgcggtttccattggcacgtcttgtcaaagcagagatcgtgtccccttattgcgggattctcatcaatacaggcgtgggtaatccaaccgtgccgtttgcatagcccttgggaacaggcgagtggggaggcgcttgatattcactgcctttataaggagataaggattccccttcttcacccacgccttctctgtctttgcccttccattctcgagctccaacGCCCAAGTCCTCGTCCTTTTCGCTTCAAgaaagcactcaaccatgtccggatctggagggcaaggcaagtggatggcctcctccgtaaaggagaaggacattaatgagcttcgggcggccgggtatctggcgaaggaaatcgcccaccgtcttcCGACAAAGGggcaacgagagggtggtattcatcccccatttcgtccgcgggttagggtttccactccaccctttcgtccgcggattGATGTTCTATTaagggctagatttccatgatctagccccggactccttcctcaacatcttggcATTCATTgccgtgtgcgaggccttcctccgcattcctccccacttcggagatcttcaacgtgaagccgaaggtggtggatggctaGCACGCGGAGTgcagaggcgccatggtgagcaagatgcccaatgtcacatggcccaaagttACGTTTGTGGAGAcggtcaaggagtggcagaagttgtggttctatatcacagagctcgcgacgccacctgggccgcagctccCGAGTTGATATCCGGAGCTCCAATGCAGCTCACCTCCTGGATGGAGAAGGGTccaaattggtcttcgtcggacgagctgatagcgctgcagacgcgcatccaaagcatggtggatagaaacatcaagctcgtccacgtgattcaggtgatgctagttcgccggatccttccatgctaGAGCCGAACATGCCCTTTATGGGAATttgatccggagaagcaccaaaCCCTGGAAAGGCTCTTCAGAACTACACACGAAGAtgtctggaagttgctctttaagggcaacgagacgTCGCCGGACATAGACACGGACCGCGGGCACGATCTTGCCCATCCTGCCAGTGCGGTAAGTCATGTCTCATGGCGCATCCTCTACTTGCTTGTTCAAGGAGGATATCTAAACTTTACTATCTCATTCTTTCAGGTATGGATagagaaagcggagcggattcggtgtccggctccgctgcccgaggaaccagtcaTCCTGCTGcaggcgaagatgctggttccggcgccctacaaggtgctggagaagaaggccaagaagaaagccaagggggccaaaggtggcctTCACCGCAATGGAGCTTCGGAAGTGACGTCCAaagacaagactcactcctctgccgccgaagacgaggaggaggaggaggaggaggaaaggaattctcccctgatggggggaggaagaagagggcagcctccacacatctggaggcggaggcacccaagagggggaagggcacCCTCGCGGATTACTTtgcgtgggacgtcgacagcagcccAGAGCGATGCCCCCGAAGCAAgccctggccgcatcgtaagtactaaaaAGCCCATATGCATCCATGCATCCGGCCTCTCCTCTTTATGGTATTAATATGGTTAGTcatgctattgcagtccggcccacgacaacTCCCTGCGAACCTCATCAGGAGGTTCATTAGATTCAAaagcgatggccagcgagtcaccgccggccgcttactctcccatggccaagggcgacgccgaggtgctgtcgcgaaggaccttcccaggccagggagagtctcaggaggccgtcagggtggcacTAGAGGGCGAAACCTcagccgccggacacatggggaaGCAGATCCCTATGGAGGCTGGCGGTGGGGGCCGTGTTCAGTTCGGCCCCCCACCGAATACGATTCTGGAGACCTACATGGCTCCAGAGTCCGGCGTGCAGCCTCCTTCgagagaaggaggtgtgcctattccgccagtgacctctgtccaaccagaggcaccggataatctgctagAAGCGCTacgcggcgcttccattgtggatgagcatcgtatccttatgggtacggtgattgagagggttcagtccgtcaagagcggactaaccgaagcttgcagcagcctgctgacaggttttgaggtaagcgacgcaaaagagaaaatccccttatagacagtagcccctgagacactgtccggtgttcggaaagaaaggcTGGATAGAGGATCAATTCatttttgcaggaaactaactaaatgtgtcttatatgaataagcaggcgtcgttgctggccgcgACCTCACACACTGCCGAAGTCTTCGGACTAGAGTAgagactggagcgggccgaggaggagctcggccaagcgAGGAAGCAGCTAGAAGACAAGCAAGGTAAGGAATGACTCGCTatatattcggaaagaataaatgatgtgtattgaccgtagtgtcatggtatttgtaggagcggcgaccgcggtcgaggtccttaaaaaggccctggccgaagccaaggagaaagctgccaaggaataagccgcccgtaagaagctcgaggccaggcttaacgaggtccagcaagagctctaGGACGCTGTGaaaaaatgcgagaccttggagtgcGATGTTTCGGCTTGAGAGACCGAACTCGTCAAGGCTGGCCAAAGCGCGGAAGAGGcacgggttgaagcccagggcgccctccaggagatccaagaggccaagaagatcgtggctggtaaggcatttagtatgcaaagcaagtatgtgaagaagaagtatttcttactaacccggattcggagttctccaggggcgtttgcggatctgtcGCGCAGTGTGTCAGACGCTACggagttctaccgagccgaagaagggagctcaacggagaagctgttctggtcgcaacaccttgcgccagaacatctagtgcccttcaccgatcagctaaaatagctggtcgagctgcatagggtggccgaactggccatgaaggatttaataatccggctgtggcctccggaagctatacccagcagctacttcggtctcgtgaagcggctggtggatgcctgccctcggctagatatcgtcaagcggtcggtctgcatcgagggcgcgtgcatggccttcccccgtgtcaaggtgtggtgggcgaagatggatgccgtcaagcttgtgaccgaggggccgcctgagggcaaggagcacagcacgcccgagcggtattttgaagacgtcctggaggggtctcgcattgtggcgatgcaatgtgcgcaagacattatctttggatgaatacattcatgttgtctctaccttgtatgatgaaacaaaggtgttatgtaatataatatttgttatgtttttaaaaaatttacctcctgtgcggccgtgttttctaaaatctgagagttggccagtcgtcggcttctgcccccacataggtagtacgggggtgttcgggatgtaatctaaacactcttgatccaattgttgcttccctatgttttatatatgttcctagagaaaactaagttgaaagatgatagtagcaatgatgcggcctgggtccgtgatctgaggttta
This genomic window from Aegilops tauschii subsp. strangulata cultivar AL8/78 chromosome 4, Aet v6.0, whole genome shotgun sequence contains:
- the LOC109762826 gene encoding uncharacterized protein — protein: MPPRRRGASGYRGVRQCPNGWYSAEIWSGDVRLGLGTLETSYEAARAYDAAAWCLDRPRQQMNFQDVHTRQQAQDVAPPPRPTTDQDRAEHSRRQRRLLVAEEDERAMAEWRRRHPEDVANEEAFWARRREEQTAKHRAERLDRRRRKALAISQCEIA